In Halosimplex halophilum, the genomic stretch GGTGGGGATTCCCATTCGGAGATCCTGCGTTCTTCGCTTCCATGCAGCTCCCGCAGGCTTATCGCAGCTTGGCACGTCCTTCGTCGGCACTCGAGCCGAGCCATTCACCAGGTGGCATAGTAGCCACGTTAGTGGAGGAGGTCCGATGAGGGACCTCCGGATGTGTGGAGATCCGGATGGATCTCCTACGTCGTTGGACTCGATGAACGAGTCCAGTGGACGCCTGGATCGCACGTACACACGGTCTCATCTGCACCCCTGCGGGTGACGCAGTGCGTGCATCGACCCTTCCCATCCGCGTTCGCACGGGATGGTGCATCGGTCTGCGTACTACGATTCGAGTGGCGTGTCCCACTTAAGGGACACGGTTCGAATCGCCGTACGTGACATGGACCCACTGGGATTTGAACCCAGGGCCTCCGCCTTGCAAAGGCGGCGCTCTGCCGCTGAGCTATGGGCCCGTCGTTAGCCCTGGTAGTTCATAGGTGCCCGGCTGCGGGCGGTCGCGGGACGCCAGATAGGTGGGCTGGGGCGACGCCCCAGTCCCGGTCAGTAGGAGGTGATCCAGCCGCAGATTCCCCTACGGCTACCTTGTTACGACTTAATCCCCCTTGCGGAGCCCAGATTCGACTCGGGTATCCGAGCCTCATCCGGACCCCACTCGGGTGATTTGACGGGCGGTGTGTGCAAGGAGCAGGGACGTATTCACCGCGCGCTTCTGACACGCGATTACTACCGAATCCAGCTTCATGAGGGCGAGTTTCAGCCCTCAATCCGAACTACGACCGGGTTTAGGGGATTAGCGCGTCCTCTCGGACTGGCGTCCCACTGTCCCGGCCATTGTAGCCCGCGTGTTGCCCAGCACATTCGGGGCATACTGACCTACCGTTGCCCGTTCCTTCCTCCGCTTTGGCAGCGGCAGTCCTCCTAGTGTACCCAACCACCGCATGGTGTTGCTGGCAACTAGGAGTGCGGGTCTCGCTCGTTGCCTGACTTAACAGGACGCCTCACGGTACGAGCTGACGGCGGCCATGCACCTCCTCTCAGTGGCTCCAGTAAGGTCATCAACCTGACCTTCACTGCACACTGTCGGTGCTGGTGAGATGTCCGGCGTTGAGTCCAATTAAACCGCAGGCTCCTCCGGTTGTAGTGCTCCCCCGCCAATTCCTTTAAGTTTCATCCTTGCAGACGTACTTCCCAGGCGGCTCGCTTCTCGGCTTCCCTACGGCACAGCGCAGGCTCGTAGCCTGCGGCACACCTAGCGAGCATCGTTTACAGCTTGGACTACCCGGGTATCTAATCCGGTTCGAGACCCAAGCTTTCGTCCCTCACCGTCGGGTCCGTCTTCTCGAGGCGCTTTCGCCACCGGTGGTCCGTCCAGGATTACGGGATTTCACTCCTACCCCGGACGTACCCCTCGAGTCCTCCGGCCCCAAGCCGAACAGTTTCCGCTGGACGCCCACGCGTTGAGCGCGTGGATTTCCCAACGGACTTGCACGGCCGGCTACGGACGCTTTAGGCCCAATAAGATCGGCCATCACTCGTGCTGCCGGTATTACCGCGGCGGCTGGCACCGGTCTTGCCCAGCACTTGTTCCTGTACCACCTTACGGTACAGAAAAGCGAGGACTGTATGCCCTCGCACTCGGAGTCCCCCTATCGCACTGTCGTGCAGTGTAAAGGTTTCGCGCCTGCTGCGCCCCGTAGGGCCCGGAATCTTGTCTCAGATTCCGTCTCCGGGCTCTTGCTCTCACAACCCGTACCGATTATCGGCACGGTGGGCCGTTACCCCACCGTCTACCTAATCGGCCGCAGCCACATCCTCTGGCGCCGGAACGTTTCCAGCTCGCGCCACTCCAGGGTACGAGCTGTATCGGATATTAGCCTCAGTTTCCCGAGGTTATCTCCGTCCAGAGGGTAGTTTGGCCACGTGTTACTGAGCTATCTGCCGCGGGTCTGAACCCGCGCGACTAGCATGGCTAAATCGGACTCCGATAGCAATGGCCTCCGGCAGGATCAACCGGAATGTCCCCTGCGAACGCAGGGGGGTTAGGCGGGAACACACTCGATGTGAGTGTGATCTCTATCGCTATCGTGGTCTAGCGTCCGGCGACACGCGGTCACAGACCGGGTGTCACCGAACTACCAGGGCTAACATCAGATCCCATCTGTACGGCGGACCGCAGGGGTGGAATCCTCATTTCTTTCGGACCTCAACGTAGGCCGAGGGAGCATATAACCCCTTCGACATCGCCTCGGTCCGGGCGGTCGGGTTTCGTCGGCCCCGACCGGGCCGCGCTTGCAATCCATCCGAGCGCCCTGTTACACTTAAGGGCGTCGGATCGAGTCCCGTCGAAACCGCACGACGGGAGTGGGACGAGTGCCCAAAGGTCCGGTCGACCGTCCGACCGAACCGGGCGCGTCCCGCGGCCCGGCGGGGGCGTGTGCCCCGCGCCGCTTCGTATCTCAATCGATGGGGGTGATTCACTTAAGGCCGTCGGATCGGTCCCCGCCACGTCATGCGATTTCATGGGACGAAACCACACGAGCGAGCCGCGACCGGTGGCCGGGCGGCGTCGAGTCCCGCGGCTCGCGAGTCGGGTGTCGCGTGGCAGGAGGGCGGCCAGTCATCCCGCGCGTCGCGCGCTCGGTGTGGCCGAGTGGGAGCCACGCGTCCGGCCCTCGGAGTGGCTCCCCTATGTAGTTCACGCACGCGAGCGACGCGGGCGGCCGCCCGGCTGCCCGGACGGGGACCGGCGCCGGAGAGCGTCGAGGAGAACAGCCCGCCGCCTCAAATGTCGTCGAGGTGCTCGACGCCCTGTTTCGAGACGTTTGCCTTCGTGATCTCGTCGACCTGGTTCATCCACACGTCGGAGGGGTCGTCGGCGTCCCACTCGTTCATGTCGACGTCCGGCGGCGACTCCTTCCAGGACCACCCCTCGTAGATGTGGACCTTGTGGGTGCCCTTCTCCCGCAGGCGGATCGACTCCCGGTCGGCCGCCTCCTCGCTGCTGGCCGGGTCGAGCCGCCGCGCCGCCTTCAGTGCCGCCTGCCGGGGTGTGCTCCCCGAGAAGACGCTGTCTTCCTCGCCGTTCTCCGTCCTGAGCGCGAAGTTGCGCTTGTCGCTGTCGGGTGCCATGGATTCGACCGCTCCATGCCAACCCAGCACATGATTCATTATAAATATACCCCCGGATCGGGGCGCGTGCTGGCGATTCGTTTATAAGACGGAGCGTTCGGCCGCGCGAGGGCGGTCGATATCGTCCAGATTTCCGCCCCGAGCGCGAGGAATAAAACTCGCGCGCACGGTCGGTCGCACCGTCGCGGCGAGATCGGCGGGCTACCACGCGAGCGCGCACGGTAGACTTAAGTGCATCCTGCGGCGAAGGGCCGAATAGGATAGCGCGATGGTGCGAAAGAAGAAGCTCAGCCCGAGTGGCGCCAAAGACGAGGACGGCGAGTACCACAACGTCCACATCAACATCCACGAGGACGAGCTGGCCGTCGCCGGCATGGAGATCGGCGACGAGGTGTTCGTCCGGGTCCGCGACAACAAGATCATCATTCAGAAGGCCGACCCGGACGACGTGGAACACGAGTTCTAGCGCCCGGGCCGGTCCCGCCCCCTCGGGGGCGCACCTCACCCATGAACGCCTACGACATCGCCAAACCACTGTTGTTCTCGCTCCCCGCCGAAACCGCCCACGCCCTCGGCCACGGGGTCGTCAGCGCCGCCGGTACGGCGCCGCTCGACCGCGCCATCGCCCGCCACTACGCCGTCGACGACCCGCGACTGCGCGTCGACGCGCTGGAGTCGTCGTTCCCCAACCCCGTCGGCGTGGCCGCGGGCTTCGACAAGAACGCCGAGGCCGTCCGCGGGCTGGCCGCGCTGGGCTTCGGCTTCGTCGAGGTCGGCGGCGTCACCGCCGTCCCGCAGTCGGGCAACCCGCGCCCGCGGATGTTCCGCCTGCGCGCCGACGACGCCGTCATCAACCGCATGGGCCTCAACAACGACGGCGCCGCGACCGTCGGCGAACGGCTCCGCGCCCTCGACGCGCCCGTCCCCGTCGGCGTCAACATCGCCAAGTCCGAGCACGTCGACACCGCGGGGGCGCCCGCGGACTACCTGGCCACCTACGAGGAGGTGGCGGCCGGCGGCGACTTCTTCGTCGTCAACGTCTCCTGCCCGAACTCCCAGGGCTTCGAGGAGTTACAGAATCGCGAGGCGATGACGGCGATCCTCACCGAACTGCAGGACGCCGGCGCCGCGCCGCTCCTCATCAAACTCTCGCCGGACCTGCCCGAGCCCGCGGTCGCGGACACGCTCGACCTGGTCACCGAACTCGGGCTGGACGGCGTGGTCGCCACCAACACCTCCACCGAGCGGCCGGACACGCTGGAGAGTCCCAACCGCGTCGAGACGGGCGGGCTCTCGGGCGCACCCATCGAGGCCCGGGCCACGGAGATGACCCGCTTCGTCGCCGAGCGCGTCGACGTGCCGGTCGTCGGCGTCGGCGGCGTCGCCACCGCCGAGGACGCCTACCGGAAGATCCGCGCCGGCGCCTCCCTGGTACAGCTGTACACCGCCTTCCTCTACCGCGGCCCCGCCATCGCCCGGGAGATCAACCGCGGCCTGCTCGACCTGCTCGAACGGGACGGCTTCGACTCGGTGACCGAGGCCGTCGGCGCCGACCTGGACTGACGGAACGAGCGCCGACGCGGCGACCGAACGGTCCCCCGCGCGGACCGGGCGGAGTCCCGTTCACTCGATGTCTTTCCGCCGGAAGATCGCGACTGCGAGCGCGACCAGCGCCAGCGTCGCGACGGCGAGGACGGCGGCGTCGCCGAGGGCGTACTCGCTCTCCCGCAGGACGGCGTTGGGGTCGACGTACCGGGTCGGGGAGACGGCGCCGACGGCCTCGAAGTCGGTGTCGGTGACCAGCGACTCCGCGAAGAACAGACCGACCAGCGCGCCGGCGGCGACCCGCTGGGCGACCCCCGCGCGGTCGAAGACCACGGAGGCGACGAGCCCGAGCGCGGCGCAGGTCGTCAGATACGGGACCGAGAGGAGGTGGACGGCGGCCACGTCGACGGCGGGGACGGGGTAGTCGACGGCGGCGGTCGCGGCGACCACGACGACGGGAACGACCGTCGAGAGCGCGACCAGCGGGACGGCCAGCGAGGCGAACGATTCGAGGACGACCCGCGCGCGCGAGACCGGCAGCGAGAGGAGCATGTCCATGCGCTCGCGCTCCACGTCGGCGGCGATCAGCGACGCACCGGCGTAGGCGAAGTAGATGCCGACGACCAGCAGCCAGCCGAACGTGTACAGCTCCGAGGCGAGATACCCCTCCATGGTCGCCAGCGACTCGACGCCGAACGCCTTCGAGAGCGCCTCGGGGTAGGCTTCGAGCAACTGGTCGATGTCGGCCCCGAGGCTCTCGGCGAAGGTCGGGTAGACGAAGACGTACAGGAGTGCGAACCCGGCGAGCGCGGCGGTCGCGGCGGCGGCCCCGCGGACGCGGTGGCGCCCCTCGTAGCGGGCGATCTCAAGCATCCTGTCCCCCGTAGAACCGCATGAACACCTCTTCGAGCGGCGCCTCCTCGACGTCGAGGTCGAGGACCCGCCGCTCGCCCAGCGCCGCGATCAGCTCGTTCACGTCGCCGGTGAAGGTGAACGTGCACTCGGTGACGGCGCCGGCCCTCTCTCCGTCGCCGTCGCGTTCGTCGGTTCCACCGTCGGTCGTGCTGCACGAGGCGTCGTGGACCCCCTCGATATCGAAGGCGGCCGGGCCCACGTCGCCCGCGACGCGCACGCGGACGAACTTCCCCGTGCGGTGGAGCAGGTCCTCGATCCGTTCGGTCGTCACGAGCCGACCCTCCCGGAGGATGGCCACCCGGTCGCAGACCCGACGGACCTCGCTGAGCACGTGCGAGGAGAGGAAGACGGTGAGCCCGCGCTCCTGTTCGGCCTCGACGAAGTCGTTGAACGCCCGCTGCATGAGCGGGTCGAGGCCGGCGGTCGGCTCGTCCAGCACGACCAGGTCGGGGTCGTGCATGAACGCCTGGACGAGCCCGAGCTTCTGGACGTTGCCCGTCGAGTACTCCCGCACCGTACGGTCGACCGGCGGGTCGAACCGCTCCAGCAGCTCCTCGCGGCGCTCGTCGCCCTTGATCGACGCGTGCAGGTCGAGGATCTCCCGGCCGGTGACGCCCTCGTCGAAGGCGGGGTTCGCGGGGAGGTAGCCGACCCGCCGCTTCGCCGCTATCAGGTCGGCCTCGTCGGTCACGTCGTGGCCCAGGACCGTCGCCCCGCCCGCGGTGGGGGACTGGAACCCCATCAGCGTCCGGATGGTCGTCGTCTTCCCGGCGCCGTTGGGGCCGAGGTAGCCGAACACCTCGCCGTCCTCGACCGCGAACGTCACGTCGTCGTTGGCGAGGACCTCGCCGTAGTCCTTGGTGAGTCCCTCGACTTCGAGTGCGGCCATGCCCCCGACTCGACGGGCAGGCACAAATAGCCTCGCCGCGGCTCGACGGCCGGAGTCCGGGGCCCCGCGGGCCGAGCGGGACGCCCCGTCGGCGAGCGGCCGCCGTCGGTCAGCACCTGTCGCCGGAAGTCAGCACCCGCCGACGGAGCCGCGCCGGCGCAGGTACGCCAGCAGCGTCAGCTGGACGTACAGCAACACGAGAGCGACCGGGGCCGCCGCCAGCGCCGAGTGGAAGTCCGACAGCGGGAGCCACTCGACGACGGTCGTGCCGACGGCGATCGTGATCCCGCCGACGTACAGCAGCGGCGAGGCCGTCATCGACTTCGCCTCTGCGAACAGGTCCGCGAGCCCGTCCGGGTCGGAGTCGACACCGTTCGTTGCCATACGCGGTTCTACCGCCGCCGCCCACTTGGGCGCTCGGCGAACGGGATTTCTATTCGCGCGCTGTCAGTCTTCGCGGACCGACACCTCGCCCGACCCGTCGACCGAGACGGCGAGGCGGTCGCCGTCGAGGGCGACCTCGACGTCGACGCGGAGCGGGTCGCGCTCGACCACCTCGACGGTTTCGTCGTCGGCGACGAAGGCGGGCTCCCAGACGTGGCGGTCGTCGAGGGGGCGGTCGTGGCGGCGGTAGAAGGCGGCCACGGCGGGGTCGACCAGCAGGCAGAAGCCGACGGGGCCGACGAGACGGCCGCCGCAGGTCTCACAGCGGACGCGCAGCCCCGGGACCGGGCGGGCCGGCTCGGGGTCGTCGCGCTCGGTGACGACCGCGGGCTCGACGGGCGCCGAGCACTTCGGGCAGACGCCGGCGAGGCCGCGCTCGATGGCCTGGCGGGCGTGCAGCTCGGCCAGGGAGACGATCTCCGGGAGCGTCGCGTCGGCGGCCGCCGCGGGCGGGAGGCTCCAGGCGAACAGCGAGTGGTCGTCCGGGCAGGAGACCGCACAGCGGCCGTCGCGGTAGACCGCGACCGCGTCGGCCCCGCACGCCGAACACTCGCTGTCGATCGGTTCGGGCCCCAGGGTGCCGCCGTGGGTGTAGGTGCCCGCGAGGATGGCCGCGACCGTCTCGACGCCGGTGACGGTCAGGCGATAGCCGCCGTCGGCCTTCCGGACGAAGTTGTCCCGGAGCTCGTTGAGGTGGTAGCGAAAGCGCCCGGAGTCGCGGACCCCCACGCGCTTGCGCAGGTCCGCGAACCCCACCGACTCGACCGCGCGCTCGCGGTGGGCGGTCGCGAGTTCCCGGAGGATGTCCACCCGCAGCGGGTCCGACAGCGCCGCGAACGCCTCCGCGGGGTCGACGCGCCGCTCTGCGACCCCGCCCTCGTCTCCGCCAGTGGGTCCACGCGACTCGCCGACGCCGGTGACCGCCTCGGACCCGTCCGCGTCGTCACCCGCCGGCGGCGTCACGGCCGCGACCCTCCCGTTCCAGTCCCGCGCATGGGCGACCGTTCAGTGGCGACGGGTACAAATCCATCGGCCGCTCCGCCGGGCCGGGCTCCGGCGACCCGTCACGCGGCGTCGACGACGCAGCGGAAGCCGATGTTGCCCGTCGAGCTGTCGGGCTCGTTGTGCGACCGGGCGGCCAGTCGATAGCGGTTGCACCACGACTCGTGACAGAGGTGCGACCCGCCGCGGGTCACCCGCTCGTCGCCGTCGTCGGGCCCGGTCGGGTTCGCCGGGTCGTAGGCCGCCGTCGTGTGGTGGTCGGCGTCGAACCAGTCCCGGCACCACTCCCAGACGTTGCCGCAGACGTTGAACAGCCCGAACCCGTTGGGCTCGAAGGCGTCGACCGGCGCGGTCGCGCGGTAGCCGTCTTCGGCCGTGTTGCGCTCGGGGAACTCCCCCTGCCAGACGTTACAGCGGTGCTCGCCGCCGGGCTCCAGTTCGTCGCCCCAGGGGAACCGGGTGCCCTCGCGGCCGCCGCGGGCGGCCCGCTCCCACTCGGCCTCGGTCGGCAGGCGCTTGCCCGCCCAGTCGGCGTAGGCCGCGGCGTCGCGGTGGGAGACGTGCGTGACCGGGTGGTCGAGCAGGTCGTCGGCGACCACGCTCGAACTCGGGCCGTAGGGGTGGAACCAGTCGGCGCCGGCGACGGCGACCCACCAGTCCGCGCCGGGGACGCGCTCGCGGACGTGTTCGCGGTCGGCCGCGGCCACGAAGCCCTCGAAGACGAACGACCAGCCGAACCGCTCGGCGTCGGTGGTGTGGTCGGTCTCGCGGACGAACGCCAGGAACTCGGCGTTCGTGACGGCGTGGCGGTCGACGTAGTAGGCGTCGGTCCGCACCTCGCGGGCCGGCCCCTCGCCGTCCTCCGGGAAGCCCACGTCGGAGTCGGTGCCCATCCGGAAGGTCCCCGCGCCGACCCGGACCATCCGGTCGGCCCGCGGGTCGTCGTCCGTGGCGGGTTCGGTGCGCCACTCCTCGTCCGGCGAGTCGGTGGTGACGGATCCGGAGTCGTCGGTCGCAGTCGGGTCGTCGGCCCCGCGTCCGGGGCTGCAGCACGCGCGGTCGTCCTCGCTCACGCACCCGCTTCGAGCGGCGCCGAGGAAACGGTTTGGGTGCGACGAGTTGTCAGATGGGCGTCGACGGCTGCGGGAGGTGAGACGACAGCAACCGCAGACGGCAGCGAGAGAACTACCGCAAACAGCGTGAAAGCCCCCGCGTGCCCCGGTCGCGCGCCTCGCTGCGCGCTTCACTCGCTCCGCTCGCTCCAGTGCTTACGTCGTCGTGCTTCCCGGAGCACGCGGCCCCTTTCATTCCCGCCCGCGTCGACCGGTCGGTCAGTCTGTGCGGGCGGGAATGAAAGGGGCCGCCGTCTCGACGAACCCGGCCGATGCAAGCACCGCAGGCCGAAGGCCGAGGAGCGCAGCGAGGTCGTCGGGCGGCTGCGCCGCCCGGCTGCCCGAGGGACCTTCGGTCCTCGCTGCCCGGGAGTCGAGACGGCGGGGGCTTTCACGCTGTTCGCGGTTGCGGTCGGAGTTCCCGAGCTGTCGACGAGGATGCCGGATTGCGAAGTCCCCACTTTGCGAGCGGATTCGGCCACACCTAGGCGTGGATTTAATTGCGCAGGGGGCATGGTGGCGGACATGGACATCCGGGACGCAGTCGAGGCGGACGCGGACCGGCTGGCGGAGCTCACGGGGTCGCCCCAGGACGTGATGCGCAACCTCGTCCACGACCGGACCGTCCGGGTCGCCGCCGACGAGGAGGCCATCCAGGGGTTCGTCAGCTACGACGCGCGCGAGGAGACGGTCCACGTCACGCAACTCGAAGGCACAGAGGACGTGCGGGACCGCCTGCTCGAAGAACCGATCCGCTTCGCCGATTCGGAGGGGATGGCCGTCGAACTGCTCGTCCCGGAGGACGAGGGCGGCACGCGCGAGTCGGCCGAGACGGCCGGCTTCGAGCGGACCGGCACCGGCCCGACCTTCGAGGGCCAGCCCACCGTCCGCTACCGGCTCGACCCGAACTAGCGGGTCGACCCCGTCTAGCCGCGGACTACCGGAATACGGTCCCCGTACGGTTCGCTACCCGACGCATACTTTTGCCCCGGTCCGGCGTGGGAACGGGTGATGACGCTGGCCGCGCTCGACCGGATCGACGACGCCTATCGGGCCACCAGCGGCTTCCTCCGCCCCGTCGACCGCGGCCGGTGGCTCCGGCTCGCGCTGATCGGGCTGTTCGTCGGCCTGCCGACCGCGGCCGGGAGCGGCGCTCAGTGGACCACCCCCGCGAGCGACCCGACACCCGGACCGGGACCGACGCCCGGCGGACCGGCGGACGTGCCCACGGCGGTCTGGGTCGCGGTGGCCGTCGCGGTCCTCGTCGCCGTCGCGCTCGCGCTGGCGTTCGCGCTGGTCGGGTCGGTCATGGAGTTCGTCCTCTACGAGTCGATCCGGCGGGAATCCGTCTCGATCCGTGCCTACTGGCGGCAACATTTCGGCCGCGGACTGCGGCTGTTCGGATTCCGGCTCGCGGTCGGGCTGGCGGTGCTGGTCGCCGTCGCCCTCCTCGTCGGCCTCGTCGCCCTCGGCGTCTACGCCGCGAACGCGGTGGCGTCGACGCTCTTCCTGGCCGTCGTGTTAGTTCCGGTCGTCCTGGTATTGGCGCTGGTCGCCGGCGTCGTCGGGAGTTTCACGACCGCGTTCGTCGTGCCGGTGATGCTGGCGACCGAGTGCGGCGTCCTGACGGGCTGGCGGCGCTTCTGGCCGACGCTGACCGGCGAGTGGCGGGAGTTTCTCGCCTACGCCGTCCTGGCGTTCGTCCTCGGCATCGTCGGGAGCGCGGCGGTAGGCGTCGTCGTCGCGTTCGCCGCCGTCGTCCTGCTTCTCCCCGCCGCGCTCCTCGGGGCGCTGGCGTTCGCGCTGTTTCTCCTGTCCGAACCGCTCGGGGTCGCCGCGTTCGTCGTCGTCGGGCTCCTGTTCGCCCTCGCGGTCGTCGCCGTCGCCGCGGTCGTTCAGGTGCCGGTCGTCGTCTACCTGCGGTACTACGCGCTGCTGGTGCTCGGCGACGCGAACGGGGCGTTCGACCTGATCCCCGAGCAGCGAGCGGCAGTCGGCGACTGACTCAGGCGGCCGCGTCGCCCTCCTTCGTCCAGCGTTTCTCCACCTCGCGGTTGGCGAGCACCACCGTATCGCCGTCGTCGAGTTCGAAGCGGCTCTTGCGGAGTTCGATCGCCCGTACCGTCCCGGTCATCGACTGGGTCGTCACGCGGTCGCCGGGGTTGAAGTCGGGGTCGCGCAGGAGGTAGACGCCGGCGACGGCGTCCTCGATCATGCTCGACAGGGCGTAGGAGACGCCCAGCGCGAGAAATCCGGTCGCGGTGCCGAGGCTCGCCGCGATGGCGCCCAGACCCACGATGTTCAGGAGGACGAGCGCGGCGCCGAACCAGAGGAAGACCCCGATGATCGTCGTCCACAGCTGGGCGATCAGGTCCTGCTCGCTGGGGTAGATGCTGCGGAAGAACCGCCGGACTATCGACAGGACGACCCGGATCGCCACGTACGCGACCGAGACGAAGACGATCGCCATGACGAGCTTGGGGATCGCGTCCGAGAGCGCGGCCCCGAGTTCGTTGCCCGTCTCGGTCGCGAGGTCGACGGCAAACTCGACTGGCGTCTGCATAGCGACCCCATTGGACCGACGGTCCAAGAGTGTCGGGGGCGGTTCGACCCGAAACGAGGGGCGAAGCGACGGCAGAGCGGCGCGGTGCCGTGGCGGTGGTGGGCGGTGGCTGTGCGGTCGCGGTTAGCAGTGGCGAGGCGGTAGTCGAACGTCCGGCGCGGAGCGCCGGTTCGCCGGACGCGAGCGAACGAAGTGAGCGAGTCGTCCGGTTTGTTCACCCATGTTTTTGCCGCCCGGGTTCCCGCAGCGCGCCCAAGGCGCGCGAGGAAACCCGGGTGGGAAAAAGATGGTCACAGGAACTCGCGGACCTCCGAGTACCACATGTCGTGGTGGTCCTCGGCGCCGACGGCGCGGGCGATCCGGACGGCGATGGCGTGCCAGCAGAGTTCCTCGGGGTCGTCGTCGTCGAGGTTGTACTCGGCGTCCTTGCAGTCACAGGAGTCGTCCTCGATCACGTACTCGTCGTCGTGGCCGACGACGACGGTGAAGTCGCGGTACTCCTTGACGCGCCGCTCGGAGACCGCGTCGATGGCGCGCGCGCCGCGCTCGCCGTGGAGGTCGAGGATCCGGTCGACGGCCTCGGGGGTGAGTTCGCCCCGGTCGGCGAGCGCGGCCTCCCAGCGGTCGACCGCGTTCACGATACTGACGGTTGGAGATACCCGAACTAAACAGGTTCGGTGCGACGAGGAGCGCAGGCCGGAAACCGCACCACAGCGGCGCCGTGCTCGCTCTCCCGAGCGTCGGCCACGCGTCGGACGTGCGGCAGACACCCCGGGACGACGGCCGGGACGCCGGGGAACCGTCGGGGGGCGGCGGCCGGACACCCGGACCCTTAAACCCGAAGCCGCGATAAGAACGGCTCGATGAGCACGACCGGGCCGGTACCCGACCTGGCGGACCGTGCGGCCGCCTGCGCCGACAGGCTGCTAGACAGCGACGGACTGTTGCTGGCGTCGCACATCGACGCCGACGGGCTGACGAGCGCGGCCGTCGCGTCGACGGCGCTGGAGCGGGCCGGCCTGGACTTCGAGACGGTGTTCAAGAAGCAGCTCGACGAGACGGAGATCGCGACCATCGCCGCCCGCGAGTACGACACCGTCCTGTTCACCGACTTCGGGAGCGGACAGCTGGACGCCATCGCGGC encodes the following:
- a CDS encoding non-histone chromosomal MC1 family protein — protein: MAPDSDKRNFALRTENGEEDSVFSGSTPRQAALKAARRLDPASSEEAADRESIRLREKGTHKVHIYEGWSWKESPPDVDMNEWDADDPSDVWMNQVDEITKANVSKQGVEHLDDI
- a CDS encoding quinone-dependent dihydroorotate dehydrogenase, which produces MNAYDIAKPLLFSLPAETAHALGHGVVSAAGTAPLDRAIARHYAVDDPRLRVDALESSFPNPVGVAAGFDKNAEAVRGLAALGFGFVEVGGVTAVPQSGNPRPRMFRLRADDAVINRMGLNNDGAATVGERLRALDAPVPVGVNIAKSEHVDTAGAPADYLATYEEVAAGGDFFVVNVSCPNSQGFEELQNREAMTAILTELQDAGAAPLLIKLSPDLPEPAVADTLDLVTELGLDGVVATNTSTERPDTLESPNRVETGGLSGAPIEARATEMTRFVAERVDVPVVGVGGVATAEDAYRKIRAGASLVQLYTAFLYRGPAIAREINRGLLDLLERDGFDSVTEAVGADLD
- a CDS encoding ABC transporter permease subunit; the encoded protein is MLEIARYEGRHRVRGAAAATAALAGFALLYVFVYPTFAESLGADIDQLLEAYPEALSKAFGVESLATMEGYLASELYTFGWLLVVGIYFAYAGASLIAADVERERMDMLLSLPVSRARVVLESFASLAVPLVALSTVVPVVVVAATAAVDYPVPAVDVAAVHLLSVPYLTTCAALGLVASVVFDRAGVAQRVAAGALVGLFFAESLVTDTDFEAVGAVSPTRYVDPNAVLRESEYALGDAAVLAVATLALVALAVAIFRRKDIE
- a CDS encoding ABC transporter ATP-binding protein, translated to MAALEVEGLTKDYGEVLANDDVTFAVEDGEVFGYLGPNGAGKTTTIRTLMGFQSPTAGGATVLGHDVTDEADLIAAKRRVGYLPANPAFDEGVTGREILDLHASIKGDERREELLERFDPPVDRTVREYSTGNVQKLGLVQAFMHDPDLVVLDEPTAGLDPLMQRAFNDFVEAEQERGLTVFLSSHVLSEVRRVCDRVAILREGRLVTTERIEDLLHRTGKFVRVRVAGDVGPAAFDIEGVHDASCSTTDGGTDERDGDGERAGAVTECTFTFTGDVNELIAALGERRVLDLDVEEAPLEEVFMRFYGGQDA
- a CDS encoding winged helix-turn-helix domain-containing protein encodes the protein MTPPAGDDADGSEAVTGVGESRGPTGGDEGGVAERRVDPAEAFAALSDPLRVDILRELATAHRERAVESVGFADLRKRVGVRDSGRFRYHLNELRDNFVRKADGGYRLTVTGVETVAAILAGTYTHGGTLGPEPIDSECSACGADAVAVYRDGRCAVSCPDDHSLFAWSLPPAAAADATLPEIVSLAELHARQAIERGLAGVCPKCSAPVEPAVVTERDDPEPARPVPGLRVRCETCGGRLVGPVGFCLLVDPAVAAFYRRHDRPLDDRHVWEPAFVADDETVEVVERDPLRVDVEVALDGDRLAVSVDGSGEVSVRED
- a CDS encoding formylglycine-generating enzyme family protein, which produces MSEDDRACCSPGRGADDPTATDDSGSVTTDSPDEEWRTEPATDDDPRADRMVRVGAGTFRMGTDSDVGFPEDGEGPAREVRTDAYYVDRHAVTNAEFLAFVRETDHTTDAERFGWSFVFEGFVAAADREHVRERVPGADWWVAVAGADWFHPYGPSSSVVADDLLDHPVTHVSHRDAAAYADWAGKRLPTEAEWERAARGGREGTRFPWGDELEPGGEHRCNVWQGEFPERNTAEDGYRATAPVDAFEPNGFGLFNVCGNVWEWCRDWFDADHHTTAAYDPANPTGPDDGDERVTRGGSHLCHESWCNRYRLAARSHNEPDSSTGNIGFRCVVDAA
- a CDS encoding DUF7544 domain-containing protein, which produces MTLAALDRIDDAYRATSGFLRPVDRGRWLRLALIGLFVGLPTAAGSGAQWTTPASDPTPGPGPTPGGPADVPTAVWVAVAVAVLVAVALALAFALVGSVMEFVLYESIRRESVSIRAYWRQHFGRGLRLFGFRLAVGLAVLVAVALLVGLVALGVYAANAVASTLFLAVVLVPVVLVLALVAGVVGSFTTAFVVPVMLATECGVLTGWRRFWPTLTGEWREFLAYAVLAFVLGIVGSAAVGVVVAFAAVVLLLPAALLGALAFALFLLSEPLGVAAFVVVGLLFALAVVAVAAVVQVPVVVYLRYYALLVLGDANGAFDLIPEQRAAVGD
- a CDS encoding mechanosensitive ion channel domain-containing protein; the protein is MQTPVEFAVDLATETGNELGAALSDAIPKLVMAIVFVSVAYVAIRVVLSIVRRFFRSIYPSEQDLIAQLWTTIIGVFLWFGAALVLLNIVGLGAIAASLGTATGFLALGVSYALSSMIEDAVAGVYLLRDPDFNPGDRVTTQSMTGTVRAIELRKSRFELDDGDTVVLANREVEKRWTKEGDAAA